In Streptomyces puniciscabiei, a single genomic region encodes these proteins:
- a CDS encoding DUF6113 family protein, translated as MSGNGQGPLLAQPLQRPSAGRIIAYAGLFLFGAVIGAAGALVQAAWFPGGLLLALAGAAGLFLGGAYAMGGRGGAVAPVVGWIITVILLTTSRPEGDFLFGAGLGSYLFLLGGMALAVICATLGAGRQPRGGPARLGK; from the coding sequence ATGAGCGGCAACGGGCAGGGTCCGCTGCTCGCCCAGCCGCTGCAGCGGCCCTCCGCCGGGCGGATCATCGCTTATGCGGGACTTTTCCTGTTCGGCGCCGTCATCGGGGCGGCCGGGGCCCTCGTCCAGGCCGCCTGGTTCCCCGGCGGGCTGCTGCTCGCCCTCGCGGGCGCGGCCGGGCTGTTCCTCGGCGGTGCGTACGCGATGGGCGGCCGGGGCGGGGCGGTCGCACCGGTGGTGGGCTGGATCATCACCGTCATCCTGCTCACCACCTCGCGTCCCGAGGGCGACTTCCTGTTCGGCGCGGGACTCGGCTCGTACCTGTTCCTGCTCGGTGGCATGGCCCTCGCTGTGATCTGCGCCACCCTTGGCGCCGGGCGGCAACCTCGGGGCGGTCCCGCCCGACTTGGCAAGTGA
- the mshB gene encoding N-acetyl-1-D-myo-inositol-2-amino-2-deoxy-alpha-D-glucopyranoside deacetylase, with translation MTELPARRLLLVHAHPDDESINNGATMARYAAEGVHVTLVTCTLGERGEVIPPGLRHLTGPALGAHRRGELADATRALGVSDARLLGGAGRYGDSGMMGIPDNDDPGCFWQADVDEAAGYLADLILEVRPQVLVTYDDNGGYGHPDHIQAHRVAMRAVELADQRGHRIDKVYWNRVPRSVAEAAFARLQEELAVLPFEKSGSVADVPGVVDDERVTTSVDGTAFAAAKAAAMRAHVTQIEVAEPYFALSNELAQPLFTTEYYELVRGEARPGETDLFAGVEEGTA, from the coding sequence ATGACGGAACTCCCCGCCCGGCGTCTCCTTCTGGTGCACGCGCACCCGGACGACGAGTCGATCAACAACGGCGCCACCATGGCCAGGTACGCGGCCGAAGGTGTGCACGTGACGCTGGTCACCTGCACGCTGGGGGAGAGGGGGGAGGTCATCCCGCCCGGGCTGCGGCATCTGACGGGGCCCGCCCTGGGCGCGCACCGCCGCGGGGAGCTGGCCGACGCCACCCGCGCGCTGGGCGTGAGCGACGCCCGGCTGCTCGGCGGCGCGGGGCGGTACGGCGACTCCGGGATGATGGGCATTCCGGACAATGACGACCCCGGGTGCTTCTGGCAGGCCGACGTGGACGAGGCCGCCGGGTATCTGGCCGACCTGATCCTCGAGGTCCGGCCCCAGGTCCTCGTCACCTACGACGACAACGGCGGCTACGGCCACCCCGACCACATCCAGGCCCACCGCGTCGCCATGCGCGCCGTCGAGCTGGCGGACCAGCGCGGGCACCGGATCGACAAGGTCTACTGGAACCGCGTCCCGCGCTCCGTCGCCGAGGCCGCCTTCGCCCGGCTCCAGGAGGAACTGGCCGTGCTGCCGTTCGAGAAGAGCGGCAGCGTGGCGGACGTACCCGGCGTGGTCGACGACGAGCGGGTCACCACCAGCGTCGACGGGACCGCCTTCGCCGCGGCCAAGGCCGCCGCGATGCGTGCCCACGTCACCCAGATCGAGGTGGCCGAGCCCTACTTCGCGCTCTCCAACGAACTGGCCCAGCCGCTGTTCACCACCGAGTACTACGAGTTGGTGCGCGGCGAGGCCCGGCCCGGGGAGACCGACCTGTTCGCGGGCGTCGAGGAGGGGACGGCATGA
- a CDS encoding prolyl oligopeptidase family serine peptidase, with amino-acid sequence MTTESDSFPRRHARTQRFTLGAPRAFTVAPDGTRVAFLRSRSGTDRANSLWVMDLPEGAERLAADPGALLGGASEELSAEERARRERSREGGAGIVGYATDSAVELAAFALSGRLFTAELRAGTARELRVPGPVIDPRPSPDGTHIAYVAQGALRVVGAEGDGDRALAEPEPTGGPGRVTYGLAEFVAAEEMGRSRGYWWAPGGDRLLVARVDDTPVRRWWIADPAHPEREPHNVAYPAAGTPNADVRLFVIGLDGARTEVAWDRSRYPYLARVHWSAAGAPLLLVQARDQRSQLFLAVDPDTGATRMVHADEDPSWLELFPGVPCWSPSGQLVRIADEGGVRVLAVGERPLTSGLLHIRAVLDVGDHDVLVSASAGTEAPDPETGQVHVYRVNELGVERVSQEPGVHSAVRAGGVTVLVSATPDTPGARVQVLSDGKPAATVRSYAEDPGLSPRVTLTQGGARRIPCAVLMPRDYHGDSPLPVLMDPYGGPHGQRVLAAHNAHLTSQWFADQGFAVVVADGRGTPGHSPAWEKSVRDELAAVVLQDQVDALHALAGEFPLDLGRVAIRGWSFGGYLAALAVLRRPDVFHAAVVGAPVTDLRLYDTHYQERYLGLPDEQPAVYRRNSLVDDAGLVDAAEPHRPMMIIHGLADDNVVVAHSLRLSSALLAAGRPHEVLPLSGVTHMTPQETVAENLLLLQLDFLRRALPDQGK; translated from the coding sequence ATGACGACCGAGTCCGACTCCTTCCCCCGCCGGCATGCCCGGACGCAGCGGTTCACGCTCGGCGCGCCGCGTGCGTTCACGGTGGCACCCGACGGTACGCGTGTCGCGTTCCTGCGCTCCCGCTCCGGCACCGACCGGGCCAACTCCCTGTGGGTCATGGACCTTCCGGAGGGCGCGGAGCGCCTCGCGGCCGATCCGGGCGCGCTCCTCGGCGGCGCCTCCGAAGAGCTCTCCGCCGAGGAACGGGCCCGGCGCGAACGCAGCCGGGAGGGGGGTGCGGGCATCGTCGGGTATGCCACCGACTCCGCCGTGGAGTTGGCGGCTTTCGCCTTGTCAGGGCGGCTTTTCACGGCCGAGCTGCGGGCCGGTACGGCGCGTGAACTCCGGGTCCCGGGGCCGGTGATCGACCCGCGCCCCTCCCCCGACGGCACACACATCGCGTATGTCGCGCAGGGTGCGCTGCGGGTCGTGGGCGCCGAGGGCGACGGCGACCGGGCGCTCGCCGAGCCGGAGCCCACGGGTGGCCCGGGGCGGGTCACCTACGGGCTCGCGGAGTTCGTCGCGGCCGAGGAGATGGGCCGTTCGCGGGGTTACTGGTGGGCTCCGGGCGGTGACCGGCTGCTCGTGGCGCGCGTGGACGACACGCCGGTGCGGCGGTGGTGGATCGCCGATCCGGCGCATCCGGAGCGTGAGCCACACAACGTCGCCTACCCGGCGGCCGGCACGCCCAACGCGGACGTGCGGCTGTTCGTGATCGGGCTCGACGGGGCGCGCACGGAGGTCGCGTGGGACCGGTCCCGCTATCCGTATCTGGCCCGTGTGCACTGGTCAGCGGCGGGTGCGCCGCTGTTGCTGGTGCAGGCGCGGGACCAGCGCAGCCAGCTGTTCCTGGCGGTGGACCCGGACACGGGGGCCACCCGGATGGTGCACGCCGACGAAGATCCAAGTTGGCTGGAACTTTTCCCCGGGGTGCCGTGCTGGAGCCCTTCCGGGCAGCTCGTCCGGATCGCGGACGAGGGTGGCGTCCGGGTCCTGGCGGTCGGCGAACGGCCCTTGACCAGCGGCCTGTTGCACATCCGGGCGGTGCTGGACGTGGGCGACCACGACGTGCTGGTTTCCGCCTCGGCGGGCACGGAGGCACCGGACCCCGAGACCGGCCAGGTCCATGTGTACCGGGTGAACGAGCTGGGCGTGGAGCGCGTGTCGCAGGAGCCCGGTGTGCACTCGGCGGTGCGCGCCGGGGGTGTGACCGTGCTCGTGTCCGCGACGCCGGACACTCCGGGCGCCCGTGTCCAGGTGCTGAGTGACGGAAAACCGGCGGCGACTGTCCGGTCGTACGCCGAAGATCCCGGTTTGTCCCCCCGGGTGACGCTCACCCAGGGGGGCGCACGCCGAATTCCGTGCGCCGTGCTTATGCCACGGGACTACCACGGTGACAGTCCCCTGCCCGTCCTCATGGACCCGTACGGCGGCCCGCACGGCCAGCGGGTGCTCGCCGCGCACAACGCCCACCTCACCTCCCAGTGGTTCGCCGACCAGGGTTTCGCGGTGGTCGTGGCGGACGGGCGGGGCACTCCGGGGCACTCGCCGGCCTGGGAGAAGTCGGTCCGGGACGAGCTGGCGGCGGTCGTGCTCCAGGACCAGGTGGACGCGCTGCACGCGCTCGCCGGGGAGTTCCCGCTGGACCTGGGCCGGGTGGCGATCCGCGGCTGGTCCTTCGGCGGTTATCTGGCCGCGCTGGCGGTACTGCGCCGGCCCGACGTCTTCCACGCGGCGGTCGTCGGCGCCCCGGTCACCGATCTGCGGCTGTACGACACCCACTACCAGGAGCGCTACCTCGGCCTCCCCGACGAGCAGCCGGCGGTCTACCGCCGCAACTCGCTGGTCGACGACGCGGGCCTGGTCGACGCGGCCGAGCCGCACCGCCCGATGATGATCATTCACGGCCTCGCGGACGACAACGTCGTCGTCGCCCATTCCCTGCGGCTGTCCTCCGCCCTGCTCGCCGCCGGCCGCCCGCACGAGGTGCTGCCGCTGTCCGGGGTGACGCACATGACCCCGCAGGAGACGGTCGCGGAGAACCTGCTGCTGCTCCAGCTGGACTTCCTCCGGCGGGCGCTGCCCGACCAGGGAAAATGA
- a CDS encoding ABC transporter ATP-binding protein: MASTPPATEPILEVTGLVKHYPLTRGILFKKQVGAVKAVDGVDFTLGKGETLGIVGESGCGKSTVARMLCNLERPTAGSIRFNGEDITKLSGRALKAVRRNIQMVFQDPYTSLNPRMTVGDIIGEPYDIHPEVAPKGDRRRRVQELLDVVGLDPEYVNRYPHQFSGGQRQRIGIARGLALRPEVIVADEPVSALDVSVQAQVINLLARLQSEFDLSYVFIAHDLSIVRHISDRVGVMYLGRIVETGRDAEIYEHPTHPYTQALLSAVPVPDPEVRAQRERIILSGDVPSPTNIPSGCRFRTRCWKAQERCAREVPALAVPAAFRAAAGPAAHPSACHFAEEKRVVPTEGT; this comes from the coding sequence ATGGCCTCGACGCCCCCGGCCACTGAGCCGATCCTCGAAGTGACCGGCCTGGTCAAGCACTACCCCCTCACCCGGGGCATCCTCTTCAAGAAGCAGGTCGGCGCGGTGAAGGCCGTCGACGGCGTCGACTTCACCCTGGGCAAGGGCGAAACCCTCGGCATCGTCGGCGAGTCGGGCTGCGGCAAGTCGACCGTCGCCCGGATGCTCTGCAACCTGGAGCGCCCGACGGCCGGCTCCATCAGGTTCAACGGCGAGGACATCACCAAGCTGTCCGGCAGGGCCCTGAAGGCCGTACGCCGCAACATCCAGATGGTCTTCCAGGACCCGTACACCTCCCTCAACCCCCGTATGACGGTGGGCGACATCATCGGGGAGCCGTACGACATCCACCCCGAGGTCGCGCCCAAGGGCGACCGCCGGCGCAGGGTCCAGGAACTGCTGGACGTGGTCGGCCTCGACCCGGAGTACGTCAACCGCTATCCGCACCAGTTCTCCGGCGGCCAGCGCCAGCGCATCGGCATCGCCCGGGGGCTGGCGCTGCGTCCGGAGGTGATCGTCGCCGACGAGCCGGTGTCCGCCCTCGACGTCTCGGTCCAGGCCCAGGTGATCAACCTGCTGGCCCGTCTGCAGTCGGAGTTCGACCTCTCCTACGTCTTCATCGCGCACGACCTGTCCATCGTCCGGCACATCTCCGACCGGGTCGGCGTGATGTACCTCGGGCGGATCGTGGAGACCGGACGCGACGCCGAGATCTACGAGCACCCCACGCACCCCTACACCCAGGCGCTGCTGTCGGCGGTCCCGGTCCCCGATCCCGAGGTCCGCGCACAGCGCGAGCGGATCATCCTCAGCGGGGACGTGCCGTCGCCGACGAACATCCCCTCCGGCTGCCGCTTCCGCACCCGCTGCTGGAAGGCACAGGAGCGCTGTGCCCGGGAGGTGCCGGCGCTCGCGGTACCGGCCGCCTTCCGCGCCGCCGCCGGCCCGGCGGCCCATCCCTCGGCCTGTCACTTCGCGGAGGAGAAGCGGGTGGTTCCGACGGAGGGAACATAG
- a CDS encoding ABC transporter ATP-binding protein codes for MLLEVRDLRVEFRTRDGVAHAVNGVSYEVDAGETLAVLGESGSGKSVTAQAVMGILDTPPGKVTGGRILFRGRDLLTLKEEERRRIRGAEMAMIFQDALSALNPVISVGDQLGEMFVVHRGMSRKDARRRAVELMERVRIPAAAQRVRDYPHQFSGGMRQRIMIAMALALEPALIIADEPTTALDVTVQAQVMDLLAELQREYHMGLILITHDLGVVADVADRIAVMYAGKIVESAPVRDIYKAPAHPYTRGLLDSIPRLDQKGQQLYAIKGLPPNLTHIPPGCSFHPRCPMAREVCRTDEPPLYEVSGTRGSACHFWRECLDGLDAPGH; via the coding sequence GTGCTGCTCGAAGTGCGGGACCTGCGGGTGGAGTTCCGGACCCGGGACGGGGTCGCGCACGCCGTCAACGGGGTGAGCTACGAGGTGGACGCGGGGGAGACCCTGGCCGTGCTCGGCGAGTCGGGGTCCGGCAAGTCGGTGACCGCGCAAGCCGTGATGGGGATCCTCGACACCCCGCCCGGGAAGGTCACGGGCGGTCGGATCCTGTTCCGGGGACGGGATCTGCTCACACTGAAAGAAGAGGAGCGCAGGAGGATCCGCGGCGCCGAAATGGCGATGATCTTCCAGGACGCGCTGTCGGCCCTCAACCCCGTCATCTCCGTGGGCGACCAGCTCGGCGAGATGTTCGTCGTGCACCGCGGGATGTCGAGGAAGGACGCGCGGCGCAGGGCCGTCGAGCTGATGGAGCGGGTACGCATCCCGGCCGCCGCCCAGCGGGTGCGGGACTACCCCCACCAGTTCTCCGGCGGCATGCGCCAGCGCATCATGATCGCCATGGCGCTGGCCCTGGAACCGGCGCTGATCATCGCCGACGAACCGACCACGGCGTTGGACGTCACCGTCCAGGCCCAGGTCATGGACCTGCTCGCGGAGCTGCAGCGCGAGTACCACATGGGGCTGATCCTGATCACCCACGATCTCGGGGTCGTCGCGGACGTGGCCGACCGGATCGCGGTCATGTACGCCGGGAAGATCGTCGAGTCCGCGCCCGTCCGCGACATCTACAAGGCGCCCGCCCACCCCTACACCCGCGGCCTGCTGGACTCCATCCCGCGCCTGGACCAGAAGGGACAGCAGCTGTACGCCATCAAGGGCCTGCCGCCGAACCTGACGCACATCCCGCCGGGCTGCTCCTTCCACCCGCGCTGTCCGATGGCGAGGGAGGTCTGCCGCACCGACGAGCCCCCGCTGTACGAGGTCTCCGGCACCCGCGGCAGTGCCTGCCACTTCTGGAGGGAGTGCCTCGATGGCCTCGACGCCCCCGGCCACTGA
- a CDS encoding ABC transporter permease, which translates to MPEQPYEPEGAIAGTGMGGAMDLGASEAATLERTPAGPEGTGPAGRPRSLWSDAWRDLRRNPVFLISAVVILFLVFISLWPSAIASGSPLKCDLAKAQDGPGPGAPFGYDGQGCNVYTRTVYGARTSVTVGVLATLGVAVLGSVLGALAGYFGGTWDSILSRITDIFFAIPVVLGGLVLLSVVTSNTVWPVIGFMVLLGWPQIGRIARGSVITAKQNDYVQAARALGASDSRVLLRHIAPNAVAPVIVVATIALGTYIALEATLSYLGVGLKPPSVSWGIDISAASPYIRNAPHALLWPSGALAVTVLAFIMLGDAVRDALDPKLR; encoded by the coding sequence ATGCCTGAACAGCCGTACGAGCCCGAGGGCGCCATCGCCGGGACCGGCATGGGCGGCGCGATGGACCTGGGCGCGAGCGAGGCGGCCACGCTGGAGCGGACGCCCGCCGGCCCGGAGGGCACCGGCCCGGCGGGCAGGCCGCGCTCCCTCTGGTCCGACGCCTGGCGGGACCTGCGCCGCAACCCGGTCTTCCTGATCTCGGCGGTGGTGATCCTCTTCCTGGTCTTCATCTCCCTGTGGCCCTCGGCGATCGCCTCCGGCAGCCCGCTGAAGTGCGACCTCGCCAAGGCGCAGGACGGGCCGGGGCCGGGCGCGCCCTTCGGGTACGACGGCCAGGGCTGCAACGTCTACACGCGCACCGTGTACGGCGCCCGTACGTCCGTCACGGTGGGCGTGCTGGCGACGCTCGGGGTGGCCGTCCTCGGGTCGGTCCTCGGGGCCCTGGCGGGGTACTTCGGCGGCACCTGGGACTCGATCCTGTCCCGGATCACCGACATCTTCTTCGCCATCCCGGTGGTTCTCGGCGGCCTGGTGCTGTTGTCGGTGGTGACGAGCAACACGGTGTGGCCGGTCATCGGGTTCATGGTGCTGCTCGGCTGGCCGCAGATCGGCCGGATCGCCCGCGGCTCGGTCATCACCGCCAAACAGAACGACTACGTCCAGGCCGCCCGTGCCCTCGGCGCCTCCGACTCCCGCGTCCTGCTGCGTCACATCGCCCCGAACGCCGTGGCCCCGGTGATCGTGGTGGCGACCATCGCGCTGGGCACGTACATCGCGCTGGAGGCGACCCTGTCGTACCTCGGCGTGGGCCTGAAACCCCCCAGCGTCTCCTGGGGCATCGACATCTCCGCCGCCTCCCCCTACATCCGCAACGCCCCCCACGCCCTCCTGTGGCCCTCGGGCGCCCTCGCCGTCACGGTCCTGGCCTTCATCATGCTCGGCGACGCGGTCCGCGACGCCCTCGATCCGAAGTTGAGGTGA
- a CDS encoding ABC transporter permease, whose product MGRYVVRRLLQMIPVFIGSTLLIFLMVNVMGDPIAGLCGERACDPATAAQLKREFGLDKPLWQQYATYMGNVFTGDFGTAFNGQPVTELMGTAFPVTIRLTIVAILFEIVVGVTLGVLTGLRRGRPVDTGVLLATLVVISVPTFVTGLLLQLLLGVQWGWIRPSVSAYATFGELIVPGLVLASVSLAYVTRLTRTSIAENKRADYVRTAIAKGLPRHRVVTRHLLRNSLIPVVTFIGADIGALMGGAIVTERIFNIHGVGFQLYQGILRQNTQTVVGFVTVLVLVFLVANLLVDLLYAVLDPRIRYA is encoded by the coding sequence ATGGGGCGCTATGTCGTACGGCGGCTGCTCCAGATGATCCCCGTGTTCATCGGGTCCACCCTGCTGATCTTCCTCATGGTCAACGTGATGGGCGATCCCATCGCCGGCCTGTGCGGCGAGCGGGCCTGCGACCCGGCGACGGCCGCCCAGCTGAAGCGGGAGTTCGGCCTGGACAAGCCGCTCTGGCAGCAGTACGCGACCTACATGGGGAACGTCTTCACCGGGGACTTCGGTACGGCGTTCAACGGCCAGCCCGTCACCGAGCTGATGGGAACGGCGTTCCCCGTCACCATCCGGCTGACGATCGTCGCGATCCTCTTCGAGATCGTCGTCGGCGTGACGCTCGGCGTGCTCACCGGCCTCAGGCGCGGCCGGCCCGTCGATACCGGGGTGCTGCTGGCCACCCTGGTGGTGATCTCCGTCCCCACCTTCGTCACCGGTCTGCTGCTCCAGCTGCTGCTCGGCGTCCAGTGGGGCTGGATCAGACCGTCCGTCTCGGCGTACGCGACGTTCGGCGAGCTGATCGTGCCCGGTCTGGTCCTCGCCTCGGTCTCCCTCGCCTACGTCACGCGGCTGACCCGCACCTCCATCGCGGAGAACAAGCGGGCCGACTACGTCCGGACCGCGATCGCCAAGGGCCTGCCCAGGCACCGGGTCGTCACCCGGCATCTGCTGCGCAACTCGCTGATCCCGGTGGTCACCTTCATCGGTGCCGACATCGGCGCGCTGATGGGCGGTGCGATCGTCACCGAGCGGATCTTCAACATCCACGGCGTCGGCTTCCAGCTCTACCAGGGCATCCTGCGCCAGAACACCCAGACGGTCGTCGGCTTCGTGACGGTCCTCGTCCTGGTCTTCCTCGTCGCCAACCTCCTCGTCGACCTCCTGTACGCCGTACTCGACCCGAGGATCCGCTATGCCTGA
- a CDS encoding peptide ABC transporter substrate-binding protein gives MRGITHARWAACAIAAGLLATACGGGGGVGGAGVLTSSWGDPQNPLEPTNTNEVQGGKVLDMIFRGLKKYDPRTGKAQNWLAASIDTKDSQNFTIKVKDGWTFSDGEKVTAHSFVDAWNYGASLRNNQKDAYFFAYIDGYDKVHPDSGPQTADTLSGLKVVDDHTFTVRLGQKFSSFPDTLGYAAFAPLPRTFFTDHAAWLKKPVGNGPYRIESYTRGSAMNLKRWDGYPGPDKARNTGVTLLVYTDSNTAYTDVLAGNLDLVDDVPASQLKNVETDLNGRYINTPAGILQTLAFPYYDPKWNTDGARKVRTGLSMAINRKQITETIFRGTRTPATDWTSPVLGAAGGYKPGLCGHACDYDPARAKKLIQEGGGIPGGRLKITYNADTGSHKQWVDAVCNSINNALGDDRACVGNPVGTFADFRNQIGQHKMTGPFRAGWQMDYPLIQNFLQPLYYTGASSNDGKWSNGQFDRLVDRANAETGQSAAVRLFQQAEEVVRDNMAAIPLWYQNGSAGYASRITNVALNPFSVPVYNEIKVG, from the coding sequence ATGCGGGGTATCACGCACGCCCGATGGGCCGCCTGTGCGATCGCGGCCGGGCTGCTGGCCACCGCGTGCGGTGGGGGCGGCGGCGTCGGCGGCGCCGGGGTGCTGACCTCCTCCTGGGGCGACCCGCAGAACCCCCTGGAGCCCACCAACACCAACGAGGTCCAGGGCGGCAAGGTCCTCGACATGATCTTCCGGGGCCTGAAGAAGTACGACCCGAGGACCGGCAAGGCCCAGAACTGGCTCGCCGCGTCCATCGACACCAAGGACTCGCAGAACTTCACGATCAAGGTGAAGGACGGCTGGACCTTCTCCGACGGGGAGAAGGTGACCGCCCACTCCTTCGTGGACGCGTGGAACTACGGGGCGAGCCTGCGGAACAACCAGAAGGACGCCTACTTCTTCGCCTACATCGACGGGTACGACAAGGTCCACCCCGACAGCGGCCCCCAGACCGCCGACACCCTGTCCGGACTCAAGGTCGTCGACGACCACACCTTCACCGTCCGGCTGGGCCAGAAGTTCTCCAGCTTCCCCGACACCCTCGGCTACGCGGCCTTCGCCCCGCTGCCACGCACCTTCTTCACCGACCACGCCGCCTGGCTGAAGAAGCCGGTCGGCAACGGGCCGTACCGGATCGAGTCGTACACCCGGGGCTCGGCGATGAACCTGAAGAGGTGGGACGGCTACCCCGGCCCCGACAAGGCCCGGAACACCGGGGTGACCCTGCTGGTCTACACCGACAGCAACACCGCCTACACCGATGTGCTGGCCGGCAACCTCGACCTCGTCGACGACGTGCCGGCCAGCCAGCTCAAGAACGTCGAGACCGACCTGAACGGCCGCTACATCAACACCCCGGCCGGCATCCTGCAGACCCTCGCCTTCCCGTACTACGACCCGAAGTGGAACACCGACGGGGCACGCAAGGTCCGCACCGGCCTTTCCATGGCGATCAACCGCAAGCAGATCACCGAGACCATCTTCCGGGGCACCCGCACGCCCGCCACCGACTGGACCTCCCCGGTCCTCGGCGCGGCCGGCGGCTACAAGCCCGGGCTGTGCGGCCACGCCTGCGACTACGACCCCGCCCGGGCCAAGAAGCTCATCCAGGAGGGCGGCGGGATCCCCGGCGGCCGGCTGAAGATCACCTACAACGCGGACACCGGCTCGCACAAGCAGTGGGTGGACGCCGTGTGCAACTCCATCAACAACGCGCTCGGCGACGACAGGGCCTGCGTGGGCAACCCGGTCGGCACCTTCGCCGACTTCCGCAACCAGATCGGGCAGCACAAGATGACCGGCCCCTTCCGGGCCGGCTGGCAGATGGACTACCCGTTGATCCAGAACTTCCTGCAGCCGCTGTACTACACCGGCGCCTCCTCCAACGACGGCAAGTGGTCCAACGGACAGTTCGACCGGCTCGTCGACCGGGCCAACGCCGAGACCGGTCAGTCCGCCGCCGTCCGGCTGTTCCAGCAGGCCGAGGAGGTCGTCCGGGACAACATGGCGGCCATCCCGCTCTGGTACCAGAACGGCAGCGCCGGCTACGCCTCCCGGATCACGAACGTGGCGCTCAACCCGTTCAGCGTGCCGGTCTACAACGAGATCAAGGTGGGCTGA
- a CDS encoding ABC transporter permease, with product MTTPASPSPAAALEVTEEDSATSAKPGNPRGTESRSPGRLAWTRFKRDRTGVISAFVVIFFFVVSIAAPLIAKVYGKDPYTTYGQNDPSLLNDFGFPVQPNGGMSGDFWFGIDPQLGRDVFTFLLYGIRNSLLIATATTLLVALLGVVVGITAGYLGGKTDYFVGRIIDILLAFPQMLFFIGFFPVLLTILVAPDEATPTWLTVASLIIIMTVFGWAPIARLLRGEVLALREREFVEAAKVTGASPARIIFKELLPNLWTPILIQATLALPMYVTTEAGLAFVGVGLSDPTPDWGVMVQNASKYYQNDITYMLFPGLTMVIFVIAFNLLGDSVRDALDPKAGR from the coding sequence ATGACCACCCCCGCATCCCCTTCCCCGGCCGCCGCACTCGAGGTGACCGAAGAAGACAGCGCCACTTCGGCGAAGCCCGGCAACCCCAGGGGCACCGAGAGCCGCTCTCCGGGACGGCTGGCCTGGACCCGCTTCAAGCGGGACCGGACGGGCGTCATATCCGCCTTTGTGGTGATCTTCTTCTTCGTCGTGAGCATCGCCGCGCCGCTGATCGCCAAGGTGTACGGCAAGGACCCGTACACCACCTACGGCCAGAACGACCCGAGCCTGCTCAACGACTTCGGTTTCCCGGTCCAGCCCAACGGCGGCATGAGCGGGGACTTCTGGTTCGGCATCGACCCGCAGCTGGGCCGGGACGTCTTCACGTTCCTGCTGTACGGCATCCGCAACTCGCTGCTGATCGCGACGGCGACAACCCTGCTCGTGGCTCTCCTGGGTGTGGTCGTCGGCATCACCGCCGGATACCTGGGCGGCAAGACGGACTACTTCGTCGGCCGGATCATCGACATCCTGCTGGCCTTCCCGCAGATGCTGTTCTTCATCGGCTTCTTCCCGGTGCTGCTCACGATCCTGGTCGCACCCGACGAGGCGACCCCGACCTGGCTCACCGTCGCCTCCCTGATCATCATCATGACGGTGTTCGGCTGGGCGCCCATCGCCCGACTGCTGCGCGGTGAGGTACTCGCCCTGCGTGAGCGGGAGTTCGTGGAGGCCGCCAAGGTCACCGGTGCCTCCCCGGCCCGCATCATCTTCAAGGAACTGCTTCCCAACCTGTGGACGCCGATCCTCATCCAGGCGACCCTGGCGCTGCCCATGTACGTGACGACCGAGGCCGGTCTGGCCTTCGTGGGTGTCGGTCTCTCCGACCCCACGCCGGACTGGGGCGTCATGGTCCAGAACGCCTCGAAGTACTACCAGAACGACATCACGTACATGCTCTTCCCGGGCCTGACGATGGTGATCTTCGTCATTGCCTTCAACCTCCTCGGCGACTCGGTGCGCGACGCACTGGACCCCAAGGCCGGGCGCTGA